In Dyadobacter sp. CECT 9275, the following proteins share a genomic window:
- a CDS encoding NUMOD4 domain-containing protein, with protein sequence MSESNASRSFWNEKWAKIIFSEIENPPHYEVSNYGRLKSFQNNPKEGSIIKGSVIQGYRSLNIRVTGGKTINRYVHKLVAEHFVEKPSADNNFVIHLDFEKQNNYYENLKWVTKTEMIDHNRENPAFINRVIPRRTKNYKLTESKVRIIKKLLKNDNNRLKMIAKQFGITHTQLNRIRSGENWKHVTIDD encoded by the coding sequence ATGAGTGAGTCAAATGCAAGTCGCAGTTTCTGGAACGAAAAGTGGGCAAAGATTATATTCAGCGAAATTGAGAATCCGCCTCATTATGAAGTATCCAACTATGGAAGGCTGAAAAGCTTCCAGAACAACCCCAAGGAAGGGAGCATCATCAAAGGCTCTGTGATCCAGGGATATCGATCTTTAAACATCAGGGTTACAGGAGGCAAAACCATCAACAGGTATGTCCATAAGCTTGTTGCTGAGCACTTTGTGGAAAAACCAAGTGCCGATAATAATTTTGTGATCCACCTTGATTTTGAGAAACAGAACAATTATTATGAAAACCTGAAGTGGGTCACCAAAACGGAAATGATTGACCACAACAGGGAAAACCCTGCGTTTATCAACCGGGTGATTCCCCGCCGGACCAAAAACTACAAACTGACCGAAAGCAAGGTTCGCATCATCAAAAAACTATTGAAGAACGATAATAACCGCCTCAAAATGATCGCAAAACAGTTTGGTATTACCCATACGCAGCTGAACCGGATTCGTTCCGGAGAGAACTGGAAACATGTAACCATAGATGACTAA
- a CDS encoding DUF7935 family protein: protein MNDYIFPILYLALGAGMVYGLYLTVTDVANKILEYLKRDIKGKHTDITLPLRLQAYERMCLFLERISPNNLLLRLTPSAANALELHQILLREIRDEYNHNIAQQMYMSNHAWEQLTSAMNEIVAVINQSAAEVNPEDPATNLAKKIFSHVIEKETQPAANALKVLKEEVRTLF, encoded by the coding sequence ATGAACGACTACATTTTTCCAATACTCTATCTGGCACTCGGGGCAGGTATGGTTTATGGTTTATACCTGACCGTAACGGATGTTGCCAACAAAATTCTTGAGTACCTGAAAAGAGATATAAAAGGCAAACATACCGACATCACCCTACCCTTAAGATTGCAGGCATACGAACGCATGTGTTTGTTCTTGGAACGGATCAGCCCCAACAACCTGTTGCTGCGCCTGACACCATCAGCTGCCAACGCGCTGGAATTACACCAGATCCTGCTAAGAGAAATACGGGACGAGTATAATCACAACATTGCCCAGCAGATGTATATGAGCAACCATGCCTGGGAACAGCTAACAAGCGCCATGAACGAGATCGTGGCGGTGATCAACCAGTCGGCGGCAGAAGTTAATCCGGAAGACCCGGCAACCAACCTTGCGAAAAAGATCTTCTCTCATGTGATAGAAAAAGAAACCCAGCCTGCTGCAAATGCGTTAAAAGTACTTAAGGAAGAAGTCCGAACACTATTTTGA
- the dacB gene encoding D-alanyl-D-alanine carboxypeptidase/D-alanyl-D-alanine endopeptidase, translating to MKYFSLLFFLSLGYHVHAQVADSAALTGFTDAVLEMQNSELFRHGSLAVNVKAVKTGENIFSINQERSLPSASILKLITTATVLSVYGGDYRFSTFLEYKGTVSSDTLIGDLYVRGTGDPSLGSSRLKGYPSRTELLTRWVNAVKKLGIRYIKGRIIGDASYFDNLTMASTWIWGDIGNYYGAGVQGLNFNENQYVARFKAGAEVGDPAEFTGIEPYIPYLTFQNQVMTGERGSGDQTIFYGDPLGTRIVLTGTIPAGATSFPVKGAIPDAAKYVAFALKNSLESFGIQHIETGGPGTSLSAPAVVLDEYKSPPLKELCKETNLWSINLFADSFLKLVGKRLGGATDFDSSVKALTNYWIARRADLRGFMIKDGSGLSPSGSVTAQNITEILAAVKKENSFNDFYQGIAVLGQTGTVRNIGKGTRAAGNVRAKSGSIEGTRAYAGYVTSRSGELLAFTFIAHKYQSGSQKAVGEQLGRLMILLGGF from the coding sequence ATGAAATACTTTTCTCTTCTGTTTTTTTTATCCCTTGGTTACCATGTTCATGCGCAGGTAGCAGATTCCGCCGCATTGACGGGTTTCACCGATGCGGTACTGGAAATGCAGAACAGCGAACTTTTCCGGCACGGTTCCCTGGCAGTAAATGTGAAGGCAGTTAAAACCGGTGAGAATATTTTTTCGATCAACCAGGAAAGATCATTACCCTCCGCTTCCATTTTAAAACTGATTACAACGGCAACGGTTCTTTCAGTATATGGTGGTGACTACCGGTTTTCTACCTTTTTGGAATACAAGGGTACGGTAAGCAGCGATACCCTCATTGGTGATTTATACGTCAGAGGAACCGGTGATCCGTCTTTGGGAAGCAGCCGTTTAAAAGGCTACCCTTCCCGCACCGAATTGCTTACGCGCTGGGTGAATGCTGTGAAAAAGCTGGGTATTAGGTATATCAAAGGAAGGATCATTGGAGACGCATCATATTTCGACAACCTGACCATGGCCAGCACATGGATATGGGGTGATATCGGCAATTACTATGGGGCAGGTGTGCAGGGGCTTAATTTTAATGAAAATCAGTATGTGGCAAGATTTAAGGCGGGGGCCGAAGTGGGCGACCCGGCAGAGTTTACGGGGATTGAACCTTACATTCCGTATCTGACCTTTCAGAATCAGGTGATGACCGGAGAAAGAGGCAGCGGCGATCAAACCATTTTTTATGGCGATCCGCTGGGTACCCGTATTGTTCTGACAGGTACCATACCGGCCGGAGCGACTTCATTCCCAGTAAAAGGGGCTATACCGGATGCCGCAAAGTATGTGGCTTTTGCACTGAAAAATTCACTGGAAAGTTTTGGTATACAGCATATTGAGACTGGTGGGCCCGGGACGTCACTGTCCGCACCGGCCGTTGTGCTGGACGAATACAAGTCGCCGCCTTTAAAGGAACTATGCAAGGAAACCAATTTGTGGAGTATCAATCTCTTTGCGGATTCGTTTCTTAAGCTGGTAGGTAAGAGACTGGGCGGAGCGACGGATTTTGACTCCTCCGTTAAAGCGCTTACTAATTACTGGATTGCCCGGCGGGCAGATCTGCGGGGTTTTATGATCAAAGATGGAAGCGGCCTTTCTCCGTCAGGTTCTGTTACTGCCCAGAATATCACGGAGATACTAGCCGCTGTGAAAAAGGAAAACAGCTTTAATGATTTTTACCAGGGTATTGCCGTTCTGGGGCAGACAGGCACAGTACGTAATATAGGAAAAGGCACAAGAGCTGCAGGAAATGTGAGGGCAAAAAGCGGATCCATTGAAGGTACGCGGGCCTATGCCGGCTATGTTACCTCCCGTTCAGGGGAATTACTGGCGTTTACCTTCATAGCGCATAAGTACCAGTCGGGTAGTCAGAAAGCGGTAGGAGAGCAGCTGGGCAGGCTGATGATACTGCTCGGCGGGTTCTGA
- a CDS encoding CoA-binding protein: MKRTLIIGASVNPSRYANIAANKLVAFGHQILLLGLKKGTLLGETIQTEKVNWENVDTVTLYINPTRQPEYYDYIISLNPKRVIFNPGTENAEFQSILLSKNIIPVEACTLVMLVTGQY, encoded by the coding sequence ATGAAACGTACCCTGATAATCGGAGCCTCAGTCAACCCCTCCAGATATGCAAACATTGCTGCAAACAAACTTGTTGCCTTTGGTCACCAGATTTTATTATTAGGTCTGAAAAAAGGTACTTTACTTGGAGAAACCATTCAAACCGAAAAGGTTAACTGGGAAAACGTCGATACCGTTACTTTGTATATCAACCCGACCCGCCAGCCTGAGTATTACGATTATATCATTTCATTAAATCCTAAACGTGTTATTTTTAATCCTGGTACAGAGAATGCGGAATTCCAAAGTATTTTGTTAAGTAAAAATATCATACCAGTCGAAGCATGCACCCTGGTAATGTTAGTCACAGGACAGTATTAG
- a CDS encoding endonuclease MutS2: MLYPKTLEQKLGFDKLREWLHEACISPLGQYYVEKIRFSDNFGMVEKLVSQTAEMKSILETGENFPSQNYIDATPYLKRAAIEGMLLTQSEFSDIKVSLQTIRLCLRFFENQEADSFPLLGEYAKSVRVEKPITDAIDRIIDDRGQIKDSASPELGRIRRQLISEQAGIRKKLDSILRAAKSSGWIGDDVSLTVRNGRMVIPIIAEHKRKLKGFIHDESATGQTVFIEPTDIFESNNEIRELEYEERREINRILLQLTSQLRPYVPDLQKAYQFLGLLDFLRAKARLAFEMQAINPVFENRQFIDWREARHPILHLSFQKAGKKVVPLTIELNEKRRILIVSGPNAGGKSVALKTVGLIQYMYQCGLLVPMREDSSIGFFQNIFIDIGDEQSLENDLSTYSSHLTNMRHFLTMANKRTLFLIDEFGTGTEPGLGGAIAEAILEDLTKSGAYGMINTHYTNLKVLADKTEGLVNGAMRFDGEHLEPIYQLEIGRPGSSFAFEIASKIGLPKAVVNRAKEKLGTQQVSFEKLLKELDIERRVFAEKNIELGIKERKLARELSDYTLLKSKLETNEKKIVNDAKQKAKTLLTDANQLIENTIREIKENKAEKEKTKTVRAQLEKFSKAELVPEELPVEDIYEPEEGAIAVGNYVRIIGQTAIGEVLSLKGKDAEIRIGDLKSNIKLNRLEKVSNKTYKAATGEKTVKTGAKGVDMNERMLNFSFNLDLRGKRGEEALGVVDQFMDNAIMLGYDELRIVHGKGDGILRTLVRNYLRGYAQVSGMYDEHADRGGAGVTIVKLR, translated from the coding sequence ATGCTATATCCAAAAACATTAGAACAGAAATTAGGTTTTGACAAACTGCGTGAATGGCTGCACGAGGCTTGTATCAGTCCGCTTGGGCAGTATTATGTTGAAAAAATACGTTTTTCGGACAATTTCGGTATGGTGGAAAAGCTCGTGAGCCAGACTGCCGAGATGAAATCGATACTGGAAACAGGTGAAAATTTTCCTTCACAAAATTATATTGACGCCACACCCTATCTTAAACGTGCAGCAATTGAAGGAATGTTGCTCACGCAAAGCGAGTTTTCGGACATTAAGGTATCCCTTCAGACGATAAGGTTATGTCTCCGATTTTTTGAAAATCAGGAGGCCGACTCTTTCCCGCTTCTGGGAGAGTATGCCAAATCCGTCAGAGTTGAAAAACCGATCACAGACGCCATTGATAGAATCATTGATGACCGCGGACAAATCAAGGACTCCGCTTCGCCAGAACTGGGGCGCATCAGGCGCCAGCTTATATCCGAACAGGCAGGTATCCGTAAAAAGCTTGACAGTATTCTTCGCGCTGCCAAAAGCAGCGGCTGGATCGGAGACGACGTATCCCTGACGGTCCGAAACGGCCGTATGGTGATACCGATTATTGCAGAACATAAGCGAAAACTAAAAGGCTTTATTCACGATGAGTCGGCTACGGGCCAAACCGTTTTTATTGAACCTACAGATATCTTTGAATCAAATAATGAAATCAGAGAACTGGAATATGAAGAGCGCAGGGAAATTAACCGGATCCTTTTACAGCTTACCAGCCAGCTAAGGCCGTACGTACCCGATTTACAAAAAGCTTATCAGTTCCTGGGGCTGCTGGATTTTTTAAGGGCGAAGGCCAGGCTCGCATTCGAAATGCAGGCCATCAATCCGGTTTTCGAAAACCGGCAATTTATCGACTGGCGAGAAGCGCGGCATCCAATCCTGCATCTGTCATTCCAGAAAGCCGGAAAAAAGGTAGTGCCGCTTACGATTGAACTGAATGAAAAAAGACGGATCCTGATTGTTTCAGGGCCTAATGCAGGAGGCAAATCCGTGGCACTGAAAACCGTGGGCCTGATACAATATATGTACCAATGCGGACTTCTGGTACCCATGCGGGAAGATTCGTCCATTGGTTTCTTCCAGAATATTTTTATTGACATCGGGGATGAACAGTCGCTCGAGAATGACCTTAGTACATACAGCTCTCATCTTACCAATATGCGTCACTTTTTGACCATGGCTAACAAGCGAACACTCTTTCTGATCGATGAGTTTGGTACAGGAACGGAACCCGGGCTGGGTGGTGCCATTGCCGAAGCCATTCTGGAAGATCTTACCAAGTCTGGCGCATATGGGATGATCAATACCCATTATACCAACCTAAAAGTTTTAGCAGATAAAACAGAAGGCCTGGTAAATGGAGCCATGCGCTTCGATGGTGAGCACCTGGAACCGATATACCAGCTTGAGATCGGCAGACCGGGCAGTTCTTTCGCTTTTGAAATTGCCTCCAAGATAGGCTTACCAAAAGCCGTGGTTAACCGTGCGAAAGAAAAATTAGGAACTCAGCAGGTAAGCTTTGAAAAACTGCTCAAAGAACTGGATATCGAAAGAAGGGTTTTTGCCGAAAAGAATATTGAACTCGGCATTAAAGAAAGAAAACTTGCCAGGGAATTGTCCGACTACACTTTGCTCAAATCAAAATTGGAAACCAATGAGAAAAAGATAGTTAACGACGCCAAGCAAAAAGCCAAAACCTTGCTGACAGACGCCAATCAGCTTATTGAGAACACCATACGTGAGATAAAGGAAAACAAGGCCGAAAAGGAAAAAACAAAAACGGTAAGAGCACAGCTTGAAAAATTCAGCAAGGCTGAACTGGTACCAGAGGAGCTGCCTGTCGAGGACATTTATGAACCTGAAGAAGGAGCTATTGCCGTTGGTAACTACGTACGGATCATCGGGCAAACGGCTATTGGGGAAGTACTTTCCTTAAAAGGTAAGGATGCAGAGATCCGGATCGGAGACCTGAAGTCGAATATAAAACTGAACAGACTGGAAAAGGTATCCAACAAAACCTACAAAGCCGCAACCGGTGAAAAGACGGTCAAAACGGGTGCAAAAGGTGTGGATATGAACGAAAGAATGCTGAATTTCAGTTTCAACCTGGATCTGCGAGGCAAGCGCGGTGAAGAAGCCCTTGGGGTTGTGGATCAGTTTATGGATAATGCCATCATGCTGGGATATGACGAACTCCGGATTGTTCACGGCAAAGGTGATGGAATTTTGAGAACACTGGTAAGAAACTATTTGAGAGGTTACGCACAGGTATCCGGGATGTACGACGAACATGCAGACCGTGGCGGAGCAGGGGTGACCATTGTGAAGTTGAGGTAG
- a CDS encoding HesB/IscA family protein, which produces MENPIIITDRAREEIISTLADNKIPDIYGLRVGLKGGACSGTFILGFDTLTDSDNTYIIDGIKVYIDRKHLMYVLGVSVDYEEGSNGSGYTVSAIEIKN; this is translated from the coding sequence ATGGAAAATCCTATCATCATCACTGACCGGGCAAGGGAAGAAATCATATCTACTCTGGCAGATAATAAGATCCCGGATATATACGGCTTGCGGGTAGGCCTGAAAGGCGGAGCATGCAGCGGAACTTTTATTCTGGGTTTTGATACCTTGACCGACAGCGATAATACCTATATCATCGACGGGATAAAAGTATACATCGACAGAAAACACCTGATGTATGTACTAGGCGTTTCCGTTGATTACGAAGAAGGATCGAACGGGAGCGGTTATACGGTATCTGCGATAGAAATCAAAAATTAG